TcctgtctttccttcttccaaacgaatcttgtgcatgcaatacgagggactgattcctcgaatgtgtaccaaggtccatcctaaagcCTTTGCATTACTTCTCTGGATCTGTATGAGTGCATCTTCTTTCTCCCTACTTAGCGAGGCATAAATGATAATCGGTAACGTGTTGTTAtctcctaagtaagcatacttgagGTGCACAGGCAGAGGCTTTAACTCTAGTACGGGTGGTTCTTCCAAGGATGGCTTAGTGCATTGTGAagttcgttcagataacttgagtggttcaaaatttgattcaacttGAATTGAGGCACAATCCTCTTCCAGCATTATGCCAAttccaaaatatttttcctCCAGATCTTCCAGGGGCTCGTGCCAAGGTTCTTCTCGTAGTTCCTCAATATATTGGCAATTCTCCATATCACTTGGGAACTTCAACGCATTGAAAACGTTGAACTTTACTTCTTGATCGTCGACCCTAATGGTCAGTTCTCCTTTTTGCACATCGATCAGTGCTCACCCTGTTGCTAGgaatgggcgacccaagatgataggcacTTCCCTGTCAGCTTCTTAATCTAATATAATAAAGTCCGccgggaagataaacttgtccacttgcacgagtacatcctctattttTCCCTCAGGATGCTTTATCGATCTATTAGCCActgtaatgtgatcgtggttggtctTGCATTGCCGATATCTAGCTTCTTAAAGATCGAcaagggcattagatttatgctcGCCCCTAAATCGCACAGCACGTTTCCGACCATCTTCCCTCCCATTGTGCATGGCAATGTAAAACTCTCAGGATCCTTCATTTTGGTggggatattgttttgaaatagCGCATTACATTCCTATGTTAGCACAACTATTTCATTTTCcccgatctttcttttattagcaagaatatccttgagaaattttacaaaGCTCGACATCTGTTCGAAAGCTTCTATCaagggaatattgatgtgtaacTATCGGAGAACATCCAGGAACCTCTGGAATTGCTTGCtatcacaacttaactcttatcaacatgggtttcccattgcgttgacagtggagttgttattctcgaaatatatatatatatatatatattttgtaaaatagaaaggtcgaaaataaatacctcacccctaaatttaaaatgctgcaatgtcctcattgccaagagattgaaagaagtcatgtgatgttcttagaaagctttgtaaagagagtttgaaaaaaAGCTACCAAACCCATAACTtcaagaaatatttcatgaggtgactatcttaaagttaagttgactttagtatatatgagagaaatagaagcatgtttttcatcattgaaatcatacttggcaaagaaacaacatgcaacgacttactaaatttatcaatattaaatgattgcAGTAATTAAAGAGGATTTTATCaaaactaaaatgcgatgcaatagtgcaaaattttaaataaaaatgaggaagaatacaccctcaaatttgcgttgtcgccccgcattatgtattgatgcatccttctttgcgatgatctatcttctttggattgcggtgatggaatagaGTAAATTGCTTCTTTGTGTATCATCTCCGCAATCTAGCGCCTCGATCATTGcaagaaaacagagagagggtcaaataagattaaacaaaacaaaattctttaACCAAATCTccctttttttagaaaaataaaaataagagtaAGAATAGATAAAGACTGAAAAGATATGGTGAATTGAAAATTCTGATTATtagagaagaattgaagattccatgattcccaaaacttgcATCCCTGATGGATTTCATTTGCTTGATagcgcagggaccacctacttctttctttattcaaagtttctcaATTCCACGGAGTCGACTTGCCGGTGCCAGCCTTCTCCGTGATATGCCTTGactcgctgcccattaactttgaatatgttggtgtcgtcatcatttgataattcaactgCACCATGCAGGAATACCTGTGTAATTACAAATGGTTCaaaccaacgtgactttaattttccaAGGAAGAGCCATAGAcgtgagttgaatagtaagacTCTCTGCCCAACTTGGAGGtttttaccacatatatatttgtcGTGCCAGTGCTTGGTGTGCTCCTTGTAAATCcttgcattctcatatgcgttaatcctccattcttctagttcgaccagttgcatttttcacGCTTCTCCTGCTTTATCCAAGTCAAGGTTTAGCTTTTTCACTGCCCATGGAGATTTGTATTCCAACTCTAGAGGCAAATGACAtaccttaccaaataccaacgcataccctatacctatgggtgttttaaatgcagtctagtatgcccacaacgtatcgtcgagctttgttgcccaatctttttgtgaaggccttactaccttctcgaATATCAGCTTAATCTCCCGATTGGATACTTTGGCCTGACCATTCATCTgcagatggtatgcggtggccaccatgtggagaatgttgtatttgcaTAGCAGCTCCTTAACAATATGATTGATAAAGTgagacccttcatcacttatgatggcacgtggagtgccaaaacgagtgaaaatgtttttcttcaggaattgggaGACTACCGCCCGCGTCATTTGCGGCGCATGCCACTGCCTCTACCCTTGATACATAGTCGACGgctataaaatataatgtttccATTTAAAAGAgcgaatggtcccatgaaatcaataccccacacgttgaacaattcaagctccaaaatggtgttcattggcattgcatgtttccatgaaaatGTTACTTGTGCGTTGGCACGATCGCACTTCATGGCATAGTCAGCTGCATCTTTAAACAATGTTGCCAGAAGAATCCACTCTATAAAACCATGGCTGCGGTgcgctgtcctccaaagtgcccactgataacttgtagaaatacaagttatttatactgttttatttagatattgcggaaaaaaaaaaggaaagttgcatcgatagtatcAAATTGGCTAACaaataagaaaactatgaaaagTTGtaaaatacacccactaacactatTGTGATGgcgaatagaatgtttcagtttctgttttgcaggaaataggtcactgcATGCATTAATGGCTCAAATATGAAgtaaacaatgcatctacgtcacattgcaccatcaatcaagaatgaagagatATATCCAACACAATGACgatgcatgcgacaatcgatcatgagctttagcgatcaacacaatttcaaccacatgcggtgaTAGATCAAAGATGTGGAGGTCAACGCATTTGTAgaagattctgacaagtgtacaacttttagttgtgcatttctgacgaattgattgtgtaacagaaactaccataactatacagtggggaccataGATTCaaaagagccaaggtctcgcctataaatagcttcttcaaattcactgaaaaaatatacatgtatacatgagacgtgcatatactgattctgagagagaggctggtctgatgCGACTGTCCAGAGTAAATCCAGGAGAACTACGAGACAAGGCTAAGAGGTggagtctccgagcaaggaatTCTGCCGATCCCCGAAGCGAAGCTCTGTGTAAAGGTCAATTCTCCTGGGGAAAGCATGCCTGAGAGGAGAAGCTTTCCTCTCTACCACATCCACACGCCGGTAAGCACAATCTCTgatcaggatctgtgtcaagacgttgacactctttccgtatttgtttctattctctctatttcatcttctgtattcatcttctttaatctttcattcacgacatgtatcaaacgcttaattttagaattaaacgttatcatcgtcaccattatcatctctttgcctctttccatacattaataatccattttctccatgatgtattCTTAATCTCCAGGgcaaatagcaagaattaagcgagtgagttaatttaCGTTAAGGAAtgaattaagtttagctaaagcatgctcgacggcatatTCACCaaagagcagaagtgaagatgttatttcgcctatcgagagaaggttggaagaatgcgttaactaaagtgagaagtatttttagagatggaaacaaccttgcattcatcatgttcatctctgtttcaccattgagatatgggaacacgaccgatcaccgagaggtgtatgtcAAGGGAAAGCAggaccttagttgcatccttaacgcgattaacaaacttgcgatgtttttactctttactctttctctttctacttcattcataagatttgccatcgcatacaacgattctttgtacaacttcacagtcagctctcgacctcagtatcatgtatcatgtatcatgtatcatgtgtCATGTACCATAGTAGCTTAGGACTTTACTTAtcaactcatttttatttcatcgcaatttatatttctgtacaaaccaacattcgttattcattattaaaaccgGTCgtatgtatcacataagtatcgcattaatgaaaacaatccccctgttcgacctcggatcattctaaGAAACTTGAGTTGGAATTATagttggtttcagtgcaaggaaacttgtgacatgcactacTTCACTGCTAtgagcatatcactatcaacgcatatacatagaacgtagtatcgcataaaatgtctttatcgcaagcacttgagcgcatattTAGAATCATACATTTATTCGTCAGCGTAATAGATAGATAACATTCAATTCGTTTCCTTAAAAGTTTATGGCAATATGAACTTGAATTATCTATCATCATAGTGCATGCATAAAAAAAGACATTCATAAATTTtggttacaagtttatggtgccgttgCCGGGAAATGGTaatggttagtgttgaatacttttgtggtattttgcaggacagatctatGTTGTACTGTCTGTTTAACACGAAGAACAGGCtgatggtttatgagtactggaaccgATCCAGAATTtgaagctgacccagagatcgagcgtacttttcgCTCGAGAGCACGCCAGAACAGAGTTAGGTGAAGAAGAGCAAACATGGAAAACAACAATGAGACGCCCGAAGGAAATCAAGAGGCAAATCGGCCAGCGCAAgctcttgtttttcttttcgcTGACCGCAATATCCCTATGAGAAACTATGCGGCACTCAATCTCTATGACTTCTCGCCTAGAATTTCACGACCAATGGTTGAGGAGAACAACACGCTTTGAAATAAAGCCGGTCATGCTCCagatgatacaaaatacagggcaatttggaggtctacaaggtgaagacccacatgcccatctAAACAGCTTTGTAGAGATGTGCAACACTTTCTCCATCCCTGGCATCACCCCCGATGGAATTAGACTTTACTTCTTCCCATACACACTAagggatgaggcaaagaggtgggctcattcgttggagccaaatgaaataaCGTCATGGGACAAGTTTATGGAacagttcatgaagaaattcttccctaCAGCAGTCAATGCAAGGAGATGCAAGGATGTGCTGAATTTCAAGCAAATGGATAATGAGACTCTAAGCACCACTCGTGTGCATTTCagaaggttggtgaaaaatTGTCCGCATATAGGGATACCTGATTGCATTCTGATGGAGACATTTTATAACGGCCTGAATCGATCAACACAAGtcgttgctgatgcctccgcagCGGAAGGACTTATGGATAAGACCTACACagaagccaaggtcatccttgatcgcattttgCGAAACACGGTTGACTGGGTGGATGACGGGTATGGGGGAAGAGACccagagagaagaagaaatgacaTCACCTTTGTATCAGCAGATACAATGAAAACTTTGGCCACACAAATGGTCGTGGTATCCTCTCTCCTACAAATGATGGCAATTAATCAAGGTGGCCTCTCTCAAAGTTCAGCGCAACCCAATGCGCCGGTgcaagtggccgcaataagttgcGTCCAATGTGGAGGGGGCCATGCTGTAGAGATGTGTCCATCGAACCCGCAACAAGTGTTTTCTATCCAGAAGAACCTTTATAGCAACACTTACAATCTCGGTTGGTggaatcaccctaacttcggttggggaagAAATCAAAACCAAGGGGGCCTGAATAACCATCAGAACAACAATTCCGGGAATCGAGGAAATCCTCCGTCTTTTCATCAGAATCAGAATCAAAGACAACCGCAAAACCAACCGTCCTCATCGAACACCTCTGTGAAATCATCATCATTGGAGTCCCTACTGAAacagtatattgagaaaaacgatGTTGTCATGCAGTTGCAGACGTCTTCAATAAGgaacttggagatccaagtcAGGCAATTCGCAACCGAGCTTCACAACAGAATACCCAAAACACTGCCAAGTAATTCAGAAGCCCTAGGATCtcatgggaaggaacaatgtccttgatgacattgtgCAGGCAAGCTTGACCGCCTATAGAGGTGTGGATTGTGGTAATCATGAGAAAATTGTCTTTCAATTCATATCTctaaaatctatgtttaattgccTTCTTTATTGCTCTATGCATTGCgttatttattgttttctcAGAATTAGTCTTTACTGCCTCTTGAATTCACTTCACAATGTAATGCAATTACGTTATTTTCATGCCATGTTAAATTTTCTTACCTTTCTGCATGAGTTGTGTTGAGCTTGAATCTCTGTGAATGACTgaatagaaagaaaatgaatatcGCAAAGTCATAGCAACTTGTgttgttgatgaaaaataaaataaaataaaataataacaatcaacatccagtatgcattgcgatgatgggggCATCTTGTgctaacaagatacactttgcatcCATCTTTCACAAATGCATTGCGCTGAGAGGTGTGTTGCGCGTGTATGTATTTGGTGCTCGTCCTTAGCGAAAATGCTCTATGTCGAGATAGTGTTGCacagtagaaataccgtgcgcccatcctccaaaaatgcattgagtcaaggggtgtgttgcgttgatacatgcgttgttgcccgtcctctgcaaatatgcatttgcgttaatggaagcattgcgttaatcttaaccttgcgcccatctgaataaaacacaaaagagaaattctttttgcaaagaGTAGTCCAATTGTTTTGGcttccaaggaaatgatgaCTTAGCAGATGAAAGGACATACTTCTCTGctaattcataaatgtgaggagcGCGGCGGCAGGCTTTTTGAGTACCTCAAGGCCTGCCGCAGATTTTgagttgggcccatcaaggcccaacctataaattcccTTCTCCTTCGTCTAAAAAAGTATATTTGAATCTTTTGCAAACAAGAAAACCTTAAACGCAGCTCTACATAACCAGACCTTCGAGTTTTCTTCCTAAACCCTAAGAACTTTCCCAACTTTTTCACTCACAACAGTTATGGCTGATCAATCTTCCCATTCATCTTCCCAACCTTCATCACCTTCTCCAACTCAAATCACTGCAAGAGAGGCGACATTCCTCGCAGCAAGCCGCCGCCTCGCCGCCCAGCCAAAACTCATCCGAAGAATTGCCAGAAAACCCCGGCGAAAGCCTTTAGTAGCCAGACCACTTCAAATCCGAGAGGGGTAGAGCACGGAAAGTGCCCCACTCTCAACACTATCATCCGAAAgttagaagaagagaagagatgaTAGAGAAGTGTTTGGGGATCATACTAAGTAATATAGAGAAGGAGGGAGGGCTGCCCGAAGCTGGAGTTGTTAATCAGCCCTCGCCTTAGAAGGAAGAGATGGAAGAAGCTTCGAGAAAGTACTCTTTGGTAGTTtcggatcctaaggaaactgttCGCACAGTATCCTATGAGGGACCCACCAGGGTTACTTTGGAGGAAGTGGTGGTGGAGAAGCAGCCTGAAAtggctgaagagaagaagaaaaagaagaataaggaGAAAAGGgcagaaggagatgaagaagccCAGCCaaggaaggaaaagaaagaaagaaaattgagtGAGAAAAGGGAACGCAGGGGAGAAGAGAAGCGcctaaagaaaaaggaagaaaagagaaagaggcCTGAAACGCTAAAGgttgatggagaatcaaccaccATAAGGGTGGATGAGGGGGTGTCAACACAATGAAGAGAATCTGCACAACCTAAAGATGCATCAACGCAAATAAGAACAGTTGGGATTGACGATGGAGAGGATCCAAACATCACCCCTCTTatgcggcgtcgcaaggagaatgcgctgCAAGAGTCAACAAGTGACCCAGattttttgcaaaatatagtagaagagaaggaaaggagaagaagagaggaagaagaaaaacaagaaaagataTTACGAGCGCAACAAATCATTGCAGAAGGTGATCTGAGAAGAAAATTACACGATGAAGAAGTGTGCCATAACAACACAATCTCGAcagaagaagagagaataaGGCTCGACGAAGAACAACGCATATTGCTGACCTCACAACAATTTGAAAGacaaatgagagaagaagaagaggaagaaaagaagaaggaggaagagaaggagaaaaggCACAGAGAAAATGTTCAGTGCattagagaaaagaaaagtaaagaaattgcagagtggaagaaggaagaacaaCGCAAGGAATGGGAACGAAGACAAAGACAAAGATCCTGCCTTGTGTTGGCAAAAGATAAGGGCAAAGCGAAACTTGAAAGCAGTGAGCCTACATTGACCAAAGGATGCCCATCAAAGAAGAAAGCGAATGACAACATGATGATGGAAATAGGGTTCTTTCATGTGCCAATGCCACTACTAGAtttaattacaagtgttgtgttGGAACATGGGTGGGAAACATTCTGCCAATGCCCATCCATTGTAATCCTAGTGGTAGTGAGAGCTTTCTACAATGGACGACTTCATGGCACCAAAGATGTGGTGACCATGAAAGGGGAGGTAGTGCCTTTCAGGAACATCAATGAGTTATATCAGATGAAGGACATCCTGGAGGCACCGGGTAACAAAGTTATTAATGATCCCTCATAAGAACAAATGGAGGATGCGCTGAAGATATTAACGCAATCGAGCACTCAGTGGTCGGTATCCATGAAAGGCATCAAAACCTTTATGTCCAATAAACTACTTTCGGAAGCACGCCTTTGGGTGTATTTGGTGAAAAGGCGACTCATCCCTACATCACATGACAAAACAGTTTCGAGGGATAGAGTAATAGTCACATACTGCATAGCATGCGACATTCCAATCGACGTGGCCTAATTGATCGCAAAAGAaaattcgaggttttgtggggcgTGTAAGAGGCCAgtatttctttccttggacAGTTTCGAGCTTATGCCTCTCACTGGGTGTAGGTATTGAAGAAGAGCCAATGCTAGAAGTCTATGGcctcatcaacatcaagaatttgagaatgcttctcaaagatTCCCCTCATTGCCCCAAACTTCCACTTAAAAGGCTCATTATTGATTTGAATGCGCCGCAGCAGCCAAAACCCAAGAAACAACACAATGttgacaaaggcaaggaaaaagtccaagacCAATCCATAAGAACAAGTACCCTTGGAACCTTTACCTTTGGTTATttgccctccaagccctcctaTTGAACCTCTTTCCCCACTCCCTGAACATTTTACTAACCTCCTCCTCGCTCCCGATTCACCCAACGCATTTCCAGTAGCACCCTCCTCCCCTTAATCTTCACCGCATTTTTTCCCTCCAccgccgcatgttgatgacccacacgatttgggtgaaggcacgtTTGCTCAACCCCAAAACGTTGATGGTGAAACATCGCAAGCGCAACCCACCATCGCCTCTCTAGCTACTACCCTAGCTGAAATgcgttctcttctctctcatcaACAAGAATTCTTTTGCCAATGAATAATGGAGTTACACGAGAGCCAAGCAGAGTTGCAACGCAGTGTTGCGATGACAAGGCAGGTGCTGATAACATTCAATGCAATATCTACATGATCCACCTGAACCAAAGACAAGTGgcagagcgcaaccatgagtactttaaatttttaaagcaTATCTACATATGGTGCCTCCGCATTTACAGCAACATCTGCATTGTCAAGAAGCTCCTTACATTCCTCCACAAAATCCTCCTCCTGAACCTCCTGAGCCTCCTGAACCACCTTCTCAATAagtctataaatttttttgttgcGGTCActctttcattttaattcatttcattatttttatctaTAGAAGCTATtccttgattctttgtacatgctcaaattttgtattgtggtaattgtaattctttgtatacttggtgaattttaatacaactgagtaactattctttccatatgcgctagcctctttacttatcgtcctttgtcaattattgcgatgttctttatattttattttgcattattaattgtgctgccatgatgagtaatatgcatacccttagcaacatttctcacactttgtattttctgactaacacttagataatttgTAACCATACtgctgctttaccttttatacTTCAAAACTCTGCCCAAACCTTCTttccaaaattttgactaagtgtttttcttttctgtccaaaataACACAATGaagaccttgcgcatctctaaatttgggggtggggaaagtctaagcagatgcgatcaagtggATGCAGTTCTAATCAATGTGGGCCTGTTGATCGCAACACAGATTCGAGATTTGGTGGGGCATATAAGAGGCCAGTTTTCTTCCTTGGACAATTTCAAGCTTATGCCTATCATTGGGTGTAGGTATTGAGGAAGAACCAATGCTAGAAGTTCATGGTCTCATAAACATCAAGATTTTGAGAATGTTTCTCAAAGAATCCCCCCATTGCCCCGAGCTCCCATTGAAGAGGCCCAACATCAATGTAAATGCGCCGCAACAACCAAAGCCCAAGAAACAACGCAaggatgacaaaggaaagaaaaaagtcCAAGAATCATCAACGCAAGATCAAGAACCCTTGGACACTTTACCTTTGGTgattcgccctccaagccctcttGTAGAACCTCCTTCCCCACTTCCCAAACATTTTACCAACCTTCTCCTCACTCCTGATTCACCAAACGCATATCCAGTAGCTCCATCATCCCCTTCATCTTCACCACAATTTCCCCTCCACCATCGCATGTTGATGATCCACGcaatttgggtgaaggcacctcttcccaaccccaaaacgatgaTGGTGAAACATCGCAGGCACAGCCCACCATTGCCTCCTTATCTGCTAAACTTACTGATATGCGTTCTCTCTTCTCCCATCAGCATGACTTTTTCTGCCAGAGAATAAATGAGGTATACGAACGACAAGTAGAATTGCAACGTAGTATTGCTATGACAAGGCAGgtgttaatcaatattcaacgCAATATCTATACGATACACCTGAACCAAAGGCAAGTAGCAGAGcacaaccatgagtacttcaattttTTGACAACAtatctacatggtcccatggtgcctctaTATCTCCAACAATATCTGCGTTTCGAAGAAGCTCCTTGCGTACCTCATCAAAATCCTCCACCTGAACCTCCTCCTCAATAACTCTACATATTTTTTGATTGtggtcattcttttatttttatttcattcattattatttctatgtatagaagctaattctttgattctttgtacatgctaaaattttgtattgcgttatttgtaaatctttgtatacttggttaatttttaatacaactgagtaacaattctttctgtatgcgttagcctcttctttatcctcctttgttatttattgcgatgttctttatcttttattttgcattattaattacgctgccatgatgagtcaTATGCCTACCTTTagtaacatttcccacactttgtattttctgtctaacacttagataattcgtagcaatagcactgctttctcttttatccttcaaaactctgctcaaaccttctttcaaaattttgactaagtgtttgtctattctatccaaaacaacgcaataagaaccttgcgcatctctaaatttgggggtggggaaggtctgagcatcAAGTGGATGCGGTCATTAAAAAAGTGCGTTCATTACCATTATTAAGAAAAATCATACAAACTCTAATGTCAGCACAAGGGAAATTTCAAAACAATCCcaaacctgataagagttaaattgtgaaagaaacctgctcgtagttggatgtttgcatgatgcctatgggagcaagccaaaacgaaggtgggtttctaGGAACGACAcaatatgaaaaaagaaaaaataataagagtataagagacaactcctctaaccagcaaaagtaaaacttagctgaaaattaagagttaaagttgagattggcacacaaccgtagttggatgttcacatgacacccgtgggaacaaaccaaaatgaagggtgtaaccatgatcaacagtctttaaaaaaatgatgcaaAGTAGACCACCGCATCCAGACGCACCAAGTTATTTttacaagaagaggtaaacattcttttcaaaacaagaaaagaatttttgagtagagatttgttgtatGAAAGAATAAAGTCG
This Benincasa hispida cultivar B227 unplaced genomic scaffold, ASM972705v1 Contig189, whole genome shotgun sequence DNA region includes the following protein-coding sequences:
- the LOC120069060 gene encoding uncharacterized protein LOC120069060 translates to MCNTFSIPGITPDGIRLYFFPYTLRDEAKRWAHSLEPNEITSWDKFMEQFMKKFFPTAVNARRCKDVLNFKQMDNETLSTTRVHFRRLVKNCPHIGIPDCILMETFYNGLNRSTQVVADASAAEGLMDKTYTEAKVILDRILRNTVDWVDDGYGGRDPERRRNDITFVSADTMKTLATQMVVVSSLLQMMAINQGGLSQSSAQPNAPVQVAAISCVQCGGGHAVEMCPSNPQQVFSIQKNLYSNTYNLGWWNHPNFGWGRNQNQGGLNNHQNNNSGNRGNPPSFHQNQNQRQPQNQPSSSNTSVKSSSLESLLKQYIEKNDVVMQLQTSSIRNLEIQVRQFATELHNRIPKTLPSNSEALGSHGKEQCP